The following are encoded together in the Streptomyces asoensis genome:
- a CDS encoding GntR family transcriptional regulator → MSEPAVRVDTTSQVPPFEQIRAQLAALIVTGRLTEGERLPTVRQLASDLGLAPGTVARAYRELEAAELIRTRRGAGTRVAAPPSEPARPDPDQLATLARDFTASARALGADTEAVLTAVREALDEGTRP, encoded by the coding sequence ATGAGTGAACCCGCGGTCCGCGTGGACACCACGAGCCAGGTGCCGCCGTTCGAGCAGATCCGCGCCCAGCTCGCCGCCCTGATCGTCACCGGCCGGCTCACCGAGGGCGAACGGCTGCCGACGGTACGGCAGTTGGCCTCGGACCTGGGCCTGGCTCCAGGCACCGTGGCCCGCGCCTACCGGGAACTGGAGGCCGCCGAGCTCATCCGCACCCGGCGCGGCGCGGGCACCAGGGTGGCGGCGCCCCCGTCCGAGCCGGCCCGGCCCGACCCGGATCAACTCGCGACCCTGGCACGCGACTTCACCGCCTCCGCGCGAGCGCTCGGCGCGGACACCGAGGCGGTGCTGACCGCCGTCCGGGAAGCTCTGGACGAGGGGACGCGGCCCTAG
- a CDS encoding class E sortase — MRHSTRWRRARYRRALRGGAEVLVTAGVLVLLLVVHQLWWTNREAREGAERRVESLEREWGSAGGGGANDPGDGGGSGGAPGSGSGAGAGSGPASGRAGDGSGAGASSGAPRLSQAYAVLRIPRLGLRVPVAEGTSKQKVLDKGYVGHYAGTRQPGQEGNFAVAGHRNTHGEPFRYLDRLEKGDKVEVETRGATYTYVVDKILPRTSPRDAGVIRPVPRSLTEPAYGYDAPGRYLTLTTCTPEYTSRYRMVVWGRLVATRSRG, encoded by the coding sequence GTGCGGCACAGCACCCGGTGGCGGCGCGCCCGGTACCGCCGGGCGCTCCGGGGCGGTGCCGAAGTGCTGGTCACCGCCGGTGTGCTGGTGCTGCTGCTCGTGGTGCACCAGCTGTGGTGGACCAACCGGGAGGCCAGGGAGGGCGCCGAGCGGCGGGTGGAGTCGCTGGAGCGGGAGTGGGGGAGTGCCGGGGGCGGTGGGGCGAACGACCCTGGCGATGGCGGTGGTTCCGGCGGGGCTCCGGGTTCCGGCTCCGGGGCGGGGGCCGGTTCCGGTCCGGCGTCCGGGCGGGCGGGCGACGGGAGCGGGGCGGGGGCGTCGTCCGGTGCGCCCCGTCTGTCGCAGGCCTACGCGGTGCTCCGGATCCCGCGGCTCGGTCTGCGCGTCCCCGTCGCCGAGGGCACCAGCAAGCAGAAGGTGCTCGACAAGGGGTACGTCGGGCATTACGCCGGGACCCGGCAGCCGGGTCAGGAGGGCAACTTCGCGGTGGCCGGGCACCGCAACACCCACGGCGAGCCCTTCCGGTACCTCGACCGCCTGGAGAAGGGCGACAAGGTGGAGGTGGAGACCCGGGGCGCGACCTACACGTACGTCGTCGACAAGATCCTGCCGCGGACCTCGCCCCGCGACGCGGGTGTCATCCGGCCCGTACCGCGTTCCCTCACCGAGCCCGCCTACGGGTACGACGCGCCCGGCCGCTACCTCACCCTCACCACCTGTACGCCCGAGTACACCTCGCGCTACCGCATGGTGGTGTGGGGGAGGCTGGTCGCGACCCGGTCCCGCGGCTAG
- a CDS encoding beta-1,6-galactanase yields the protein MIRRRTLLAATGGALFTGALATGTAHADATISVNPSTTYGTWEGWGTSLAWWANVFGARDDFADIFFTTKSVSYNGRTLPGLGLNIARYNLGACSWNSVGGTTMAASANIPAFKQIEGYWQDWNNEDPTSSAWDWTADATQRAMLQKAVSRGATTELFANSPMWWMCSNHNPSGAAGGGNNLQTWNYRQHASHLAAVALYAKSNWGVNFATVDPFNEPSSSWWTATGTQEGCHMDATVQSAVLPYMRSELDKRGLTATKISASDETSYDLARTTWNSFSSTTKGYVNRVNVHGYQGSGGRRDLLYADVVTTAGKALWNSETGDNDGTGLTMASNLLYDFRWLHPTAWVYWQVMDPSTNWAMIAYDASTLAAGAVTTKYYVMAQFSRHIRPGMTILDTGVSYAAAAIDKTAKRLVIVAANTSSSAQTLTFDLSRFTTVTGGSSGLVPRWNTVTNGSGDLYTARSDTYLSGKTISVPFAAGAVQTLQVDGVTI from the coding sequence ATGATCCGACGCAGGACACTGCTGGCGGCCACGGGCGGGGCGCTCTTCACGGGCGCCCTCGCGACGGGCACCGCCCACGCCGACGCGACGATTTCCGTCAACCCCTCCACGACCTACGGGACATGGGAGGGCTGGGGCACCTCCCTCGCCTGGTGGGCGAACGTCTTCGGCGCCCGGGACGACTTCGCCGACATCTTCTTCACGACCAAGTCGGTGTCCTACAACGGCAGGACGCTGCCCGGCCTCGGCCTCAACATCGCCCGCTACAACCTGGGCGCGTGCAGCTGGAACTCGGTCGGCGGCACCACCATGGCGGCCTCCGCCAACATCCCCGCGTTCAAGCAGATCGAGGGCTACTGGCAGGACTGGAACAACGAGGACCCCACGTCCTCCGCCTGGGACTGGACGGCGGACGCGACCCAGCGCGCGATGCTCCAGAAGGCCGTGTCACGCGGTGCGACGACCGAGCTCTTCGCCAACTCCCCCATGTGGTGGATGTGTTCCAACCACAACCCGTCCGGAGCCGCCGGCGGCGGCAACAACCTCCAGACCTGGAACTACCGCCAGCACGCCTCCCACCTCGCGGCGGTCGCGCTGTACGCCAAGTCGAACTGGGGCGTGAACTTCGCGACCGTCGACCCCTTCAACGAGCCGTCGTCGTCGTGGTGGACGGCGACCGGCACGCAGGAGGGCTGCCACATGGACGCGACGGTCCAGTCGGCCGTACTGCCCTACATGCGCAGCGAACTCGACAAGCGCGGACTGACGGCGACGAAGATCTCGGCCTCGGACGAGACGAGCTACGACCTCGCCCGCACCACGTGGAACTCCTTCTCGTCGACGACGAAGGGGTACGTGAACCGCGTCAACGTGCACGGCTACCAGGGCTCGGGCGGCCGCCGCGACCTGCTCTACGCCGACGTGGTGACCACGGCCGGCAAGGCGCTGTGGAACTCGGAGACGGGCGACAACGACGGCACCGGCCTGACGATGGCGAGCAACCTGCTCTACGACTTCCGCTGGCTGCACCCGACGGCGTGGGTGTACTGGCAGGTCATGGACCCGTCGACGAACTGGGCGATGATCGCGTACGACGCGAGCACGCTGGCGGCCGGCGCGGTCACCACCAAGTACTACGTGATGGCCCAGTTCAGCCGTCACATCCGCCCGGGCATGACGATCCTCGACACGGGCGTGAGCTACGCGGCGGCGGCGATCGACAAGACGGCGAAGCGGCTCGTCATCGTGGCCGCGAACACCTCCTCCTCGGCCCAGACGCTGACCTTCGACCTCTCCCGCTTCACGACGGTGACCGGCGGCTCGTCGGGCCTCGTCCCCCGCTGGAACACGGTGACCAACGGCTCCGGCGACCTCTACACGGCCCGCTCGGACACCTACCTGAGCGGCAAGACCATCAGCGTGCCGTTCGCGGCGGGCGCGGTCCAGACGCTCCAGGTGGACGGGGTGACGATCTAG
- a CDS encoding SEC-C domain-containing protein yields the protein MRPDTPAENVDHTAEAARLERTAGLYPEDAEALLLQAAAHLELAGDRPAATTLYDRLLSSSEGPRNLENPHLVRALKASNLWEYGHEAEARAIIDGIRATAPRDPAPWVIVAEALESHDELEAAQKTFTEGATLLLADTTEPPHAAHPLLFGRHRVRRMLGAAHDDWDVLADTLHSSAVSLDELHDPKRVWSLGSDNPAELEAEISRLRAELGAYREELSRPFPVAVLHWPAAELSELVTAYPSLSTEYPSHEEHLTGIEASLRELSASGTGNLGIVTGTVPSYEAFAASEGTTPSDTDLLPQYATTLAARGRATGWPPERGALCWCGSGTQYQECHGA from the coding sequence ATGCGCCCCGACACGCCTGCCGAGAACGTCGACCACACCGCCGAAGCGGCACGCCTGGAGCGGACCGCCGGCCTGTACCCCGAGGACGCGGAAGCCCTGCTGCTCCAGGCCGCCGCCCACCTGGAACTGGCCGGCGACCGCCCCGCCGCGACGACCCTGTACGACCGCCTCCTCTCCTCCTCGGAGGGTCCGCGGAACCTGGAGAACCCCCACCTCGTCCGCGCCCTGAAGGCCTCCAACCTCTGGGAGTACGGCCACGAGGCCGAGGCCAGGGCGATCATCGACGGCATCCGCGCCACGGCCCCCCGTGACCCGGCGCCCTGGGTGATCGTCGCGGAGGCGCTGGAGTCCCACGACGAACTGGAGGCGGCGCAGAAGACGTTCACGGAGGGCGCGACCCTGCTCCTGGCGGACACCACGGAGCCCCCGCACGCCGCCCACCCCCTCCTCTTCGGCCGCCACCGCGTACGCCGCATGCTGGGCGCGGCCCACGACGACTGGGACGTCCTCGCCGACACCCTCCACTCGTCCGCCGTCTCCCTGGACGAGCTCCACGACCCCAAGCGCGTCTGGTCCCTGGGCTCGGACAACCCGGCGGAACTGGAGGCCGAGATCTCGCGCCTGCGCGCCGAGCTGGGCGCCTACCGGGAGGAACTGTCCCGCCCGTTCCCGGTGGCCGTCCTGCACTGGCCGGCGGCCGAACTGTCGGAACTGGTCACCGCGTACCCGTCACTGTCCACGGAGTACCCCTCCCACGAGGAGCACCTGACCGGCATAGAGGCATCCCTGCGCGAGCTGTCCGCCTCCGGCACGGGCAACCTCGGCATCGTCACCGGCACAGTCCCCTCCTACGAGGCCTTCGCCGCCTCGGAGGGCACCACCCCGTCCGACACGGACCTGCTCCCCCAGTACGCCACGACCCTCGCAGCCCGAGGCCGCGCAACGGGCTGGCCGCCGGAGCGGGGGGCGCTTTGCTGGTGCGGGTCGGGGACCCAGTACCAGGAGTGCCACGGGGCGTAA
- a CDS encoding ATP-binding protein, translating into MPYEPGANWQYDVPTTGSTHLPPDAGYGKALTNQGYGFEVAVADLIDNSIDAKADEIVVHFLRDADRILTLLIVDNGEGMDEAGLDSAMTVGRRRDYGEGALGLYGTGLKAASLSHASSLTVVSRTRRSRSAGRRLTAEGIEDGFRCDTVDPRYAQELVDRYDGIIEWQGTVVRWDNVRAFETVGRGQSDQFLSKAISRLETHLGLYLHRYLQRGLKLDIAVWDVSSRENELGEEVDHIAVEALDPFGYKVPGKPGYPRKFTASVEGLGDVNLTAHIWPAKSRQAGFRQIGALSERQGFYFYRNDRLVQAGGWNGWRNPEGHLVLARVAIDLPSRENSVLSLDVKKEKVTVTPAFTEGIEKAVDSKGRIFRSYLADAESAYRDGSRRNEIVRKPVTPPGKGMDPKVKRVIKEELPEKPGEDPIAFIWSALPSAQFFSLDRERNAVILNRAYRDDFNEGRRGGSNDAPVTKALLYLLLEDCFGLGRWERTRQDRVDYWNTILLASVEVQRERRTQVTS; encoded by the coding sequence ATGCCCTACGAGCCCGGCGCCAACTGGCAATACGACGTCCCCACAACCGGCAGCACTCATCTGCCGCCTGACGCTGGTTACGGTAAGGCTCTGACCAATCAGGGCTATGGCTTCGAAGTGGCCGTCGCCGACCTCATCGACAACTCCATCGATGCCAAAGCCGACGAGATCGTCGTGCACTTCCTGCGTGATGCCGACCGGATCCTCACCCTCCTGATCGTCGATAACGGCGAAGGCATGGACGAAGCGGGCCTGGACAGCGCCATGACCGTGGGCCGCCGCCGCGACTACGGCGAGGGCGCTCTGGGCCTGTACGGCACGGGCCTCAAGGCGGCTTCCCTCTCTCACGCTTCATCCCTGACCGTGGTCAGCCGCACGAGGCGCAGCCGGTCCGCTGGACGCCGTCTCACGGCAGAGGGCATAGAAGACGGCTTCCGCTGCGACACCGTGGACCCCCGGTATGCACAGGAACTGGTGGACCGCTACGACGGCATCATCGAGTGGCAGGGCACTGTCGTGCGGTGGGACAACGTGCGGGCCTTCGAGACGGTCGGGCGCGGCCAGAGCGATCAGTTCCTGTCGAAGGCGATCTCCCGGCTTGAGACGCATCTCGGCCTGTACCTGCACCGCTACCTGCAACGCGGCCTCAAACTCGACATCGCGGTGTGGGATGTGAGCAGCAGGGAGAACGAACTCGGCGAGGAAGTGGACCACATCGCCGTGGAGGCTCTGGATCCCTTCGGCTACAAGGTGCCGGGTAAGCCGGGGTACCCCCGGAAGTTCACGGCTTCCGTAGAAGGCCTGGGCGATGTGAACCTGACCGCTCACATCTGGCCGGCCAAGTCCAGGCAAGCGGGATTCCGCCAGATCGGGGCTCTCTCCGAGAGGCAGGGCTTCTACTTCTACCGCAACGACCGCCTCGTGCAGGCCGGAGGCTGGAACGGCTGGCGGAACCCCGAAGGGCACCTTGTGCTCGCCCGGGTCGCGATCGACCTCCCGTCTCGCGAAAACAGCGTCTTGAGTCTCGATGTAAAGAAAGAGAAGGTCACCGTCACCCCCGCCTTCACCGAAGGCATCGAGAAGGCCGTGGACTCGAAGGGCCGCATCTTCCGGAGCTACCTCGCCGATGCCGAGTCCGCCTACAGAGACGGCTCACGGCGCAACGAGATCGTCCGCAAGCCTGTCACTCCACCAGGCAAGGGCATGGATCCCAAGGTCAAGCGCGTCATCAAGGAAGAGCTTCCTGAGAAGCCGGGCGAGGATCCGATCGCCTTCATCTGGAGTGCGCTTCCCTCTGCTCAGTTCTTCTCCCTTGACCGCGAGCGCAATGCGGTCATCCTCAACAGGGCCTACCGGGACGACTTCAACGAGGGCCGACGCGGCGGCTCCAATGACGCCCCCGTCACCAAAGCACTGCTGTATCTGCTGCTCGAAGACTGCTTCGGACTCGGGCGGTGGGAGCGGACCCGCCAGGACCGTGTGGACTACTGGAACACCATCCTCCTGGCCTCGGTGGAAGTGCAGCGTGAACGGCGCACGCAGGTCACTTCCTGA
- a CDS encoding Z1 domain-containing protein translates to MGDIDATALLEIHTSALAGMGTNPRSFANWANVAAEDYPDADLSEEVFRTQLVSGGEALKALWSRHLTAWDFAEAPQWAPAIPARTDERRTAAYDRLRFGSDLRKALDAVVPVAKIPGPTVITRDFTPWYTPERAAARSFYWRSYEQKLRSKGWSEAAVASLDEASRAVVERLTDPEQPAARQAKGLVVGYVQSGKTANFTGVTAKAIDAGYRLVIVLGGTLNLLRAQTQRRLDMELIGQENILRGADITDLDSLVGIDYVGDDDSDWPEFVQHGGRPSVLGAFDIERLTTRDNDYKSLAQGIRALEFEKREPTRPLHDPANLHHTAARVLVVKKNKSVLTKLVKDLKQIHGLLGELPTLIIDDESDQASVNTLDPKKWEQGSTERTSINGLISQLLKLLPRSQYVGYTATPFANVFVDPGDDEDIFPSDFVISLPRPIGYMGAQDFHDLDSAIPREERTYANSQEKAHIRDICESTGDRLQEALDAFVLSGALKLYRADHGVHDGPFRHHTMLAHQSVRKDDHADLALLINSMWHQAGYSSAAGHERLAALWASDFSLVSDARAADLPAPASYEALRPYVNAARQRIGSGGQPVIVVNGDSDRYFDQLNLDFDRTPHVWKILVGGTKLSRGFTVEGLTVTYYRRTTQQADTLMQMGRWFGFRPGYRDLVRLYIGREEPFGRNRYADLYEAYEAICRDEETFREQLAQYAVAVDGMPQVTPAQVPPLVAQHLPWIRPSARNKMFNAELVEVRSPGRPIEPASYPVSHTVLKRNTERWRPLLNALGTEPTAFTNPPDSSSTLPRTFEALTGTISHSELVSVLSQLEWERPGHFDPHLTYLSQLDGTLAKVDDWLLVSPRLAANKRVEARVLGSLPLSLVRRTRQSGKTSFGRIASVEHRAAAQRLIDEASSSAEARPHRNPSIGPTTGVMLLYPVVEGDSHADVHAVVRNGTADPSKIVMAFTLIPPASAVDSDRRLVRFRARDSRHSGAATIPVSSS, encoded by the coding sequence ATGGGCGACATCGACGCGACCGCTCTACTTGAGATCCACACCTCCGCACTCGCAGGCATGGGGACCAATCCGCGATCCTTCGCGAACTGGGCCAATGTCGCCGCCGAGGACTATCCGGACGCGGACCTGAGCGAGGAGGTGTTCCGTACACAACTCGTCAGCGGCGGCGAGGCGCTCAAGGCTCTCTGGAGCCGGCATCTCACTGCCTGGGACTTTGCCGAGGCCCCTCAGTGGGCCCCCGCCATCCCCGCACGCACCGACGAACGGCGAACGGCCGCATACGACCGGCTCCGCTTCGGAAGTGACCTTCGGAAGGCGCTGGATGCAGTAGTCCCCGTGGCGAAGATCCCGGGCCCCACGGTGATCACTCGAGACTTCACGCCGTGGTACACCCCGGAACGTGCTGCGGCCCGCTCCTTCTACTGGAGGTCCTACGAGCAGAAACTCCGCTCAAAGGGCTGGTCCGAAGCCGCCGTTGCGAGCCTGGACGAGGCCAGCCGGGCTGTCGTCGAGCGTCTCACCGACCCCGAGCAACCAGCGGCCCGGCAGGCGAAAGGTCTGGTCGTCGGTTACGTCCAGTCAGGCAAGACGGCAAACTTCACTGGTGTCACAGCCAAGGCGATCGATGCCGGCTACCGCCTCGTCATCGTCCTCGGAGGCACGCTCAACTTGCTGCGTGCTCAGACCCAGCGCCGCCTCGACATGGAATTGATCGGGCAGGAGAACATCCTGAGAGGCGCTGACATAACGGACCTGGACTCCCTGGTAGGGATCGACTACGTGGGAGACGACGATTCCGACTGGCCTGAATTTGTTCAGCATGGCGGCCGCCCGTCCGTCCTGGGCGCCTTCGATATCGAACGCCTGACGACTCGCGACAACGACTACAAGAGCCTGGCACAGGGAATCCGTGCTCTTGAATTCGAGAAGCGCGAGCCGACCCGCCCACTGCATGATCCAGCGAACCTTCACCATACTGCCGCTCGAGTCCTCGTCGTGAAGAAGAACAAGTCCGTACTGACTAAGCTGGTCAAGGACCTCAAGCAGATTCATGGCCTGCTCGGAGAGCTGCCGACTCTGATCATCGACGACGAGTCCGACCAGGCGTCCGTGAATACCCTGGACCCGAAGAAGTGGGAGCAGGGGAGCACCGAGCGCACAAGTATCAACGGGCTGATCTCCCAGCTCCTGAAGCTTCTCCCGCGGTCGCAGTACGTCGGTTACACAGCCACTCCCTTCGCGAACGTCTTCGTTGATCCAGGGGACGATGAGGACATCTTCCCCAGCGACTTCGTGATCTCCCTGCCGCGCCCCATTGGCTACATGGGCGCCCAGGACTTCCACGACCTGGATTCGGCGATCCCGCGGGAGGAGCGCACCTACGCCAACTCGCAGGAGAAGGCACACATCCGCGACATCTGCGAGTCCACAGGCGACCGTCTCCAGGAGGCCCTGGACGCCTTCGTCCTGTCCGGTGCACTGAAGCTGTACCGAGCCGATCACGGCGTGCATGACGGGCCGTTCCGCCATCACACGATGCTCGCCCACCAGTCGGTACGCAAGGACGACCACGCGGATCTCGCGCTGCTCATCAATTCCATGTGGCATCAGGCGGGATACAGCTCGGCGGCCGGGCACGAGCGTCTTGCGGCTCTGTGGGCCTCGGACTTCTCCCTGGTCAGCGATGCGCGTGCCGCAGATCTGCCTGCACCTGCCAGCTATGAGGCGCTACGCCCCTACGTGAACGCGGCTCGCCAGCGCATCGGCTCCGGTGGCCAGCCCGTCATCGTGGTGAACGGGGATTCCGATCGCTACTTCGACCAGTTGAACCTCGACTTCGACCGGACACCTCACGTCTGGAAGATCCTTGTCGGAGGTACGAAGCTCTCTCGCGGCTTCACCGTGGAAGGCCTGACTGTCACGTATTACCGGCGTACCACCCAGCAAGCAGACACCCTGATGCAGATGGGGCGCTGGTTCGGATTCCGGCCTGGCTACCGGGACCTGGTTCGGCTGTACATCGGGCGGGAGGAGCCGTTCGGCCGCAACAGGTACGCCGATCTGTACGAGGCGTACGAGGCAATCTGCCGCGACGAGGAGACGTTCCGGGAGCAGCTGGCACAGTACGCCGTCGCGGTGGACGGGATGCCCCAGGTGACACCGGCCCAGGTGCCGCCTCTCGTAGCCCAGCACCTTCCCTGGATCAGACCCTCTGCCCGCAACAAGATGTTCAACGCGGAGCTCGTGGAGGTGAGGTCCCCCGGCCGTCCCATCGAGCCGGCTTCCTATCCGGTAAGTCACACGGTGCTCAAGCGGAACACTGAACGCTGGCGTCCTCTGCTGAACGCGCTCGGCACGGAGCCGACTGCGTTCACCAATCCGCCGGACAGCTCCAGCACGCTTCCGAGGACCTTCGAAGCTCTGACCGGCACCATCTCGCACAGCGAACTGGTCAGTGTGCTGTCCCAACTCGAGTGGGAGCGGCCCGGGCACTTCGATCCTCATCTGACCTACCTGAGCCAGCTCGACGGCACCCTTGCCAAGGTGGACGACTGGCTTCTCGTATCCCCTCGCCTGGCTGCGAACAAGCGCGTCGAGGCTCGTGTGCTCGGTTCGCTGCCGCTGTCCCTAGTCCGCCGGACCCGGCAGTCCGGTAAGACCTCGTTCGGCCGTATCGCCAGCGTCGAGCATCGCGCTGCGGCACAACGTCTCATCGACGAGGCGTCCTCCTCGGCGGAGGCTCGTCCTCACCGGAATCCCAGCATCGGACCCACCACAGGAGTCATGCTCCTGTACCCCGTCGTTGAGGGCGACAGCCATGCCGACGTGCACGCGGTCGTGCGGAACGGGACGGCAGACCCCTCGAAGATCGTGATGGCCTTCACGCTCATTCCACCGGCATCGGCCGTCGACTCAGACCGTCGTCTGGTGCGCTTCCGGGCCAGGGATTCGCGGCACAGCGGCGCCGCTACTATTCCGGTTAGTTCGTCCTGA
- a CDS encoding NaeI family type II restriction endonuclease yields the protein MLPIDVYAAPNITPAEELRGDTELLDVHAKLMGMENSRDRFAAVLRDTIDQLLNGEVTGRYDWADLFKTERTHAGTLVEINLQREFKFADGESMDYRIAGVDVDCKYSQNFGGWMIPPEARGHLCLLVWASDYESRWSAGLFRVREEWLNQGGNRDAKLTVKARHRDKILWLWRDAVLPENVLLHMSPSDCTAVFASQSGQQRLNELFRRAEKRLISRNVVRTVAQQKDYMKRVRGNGGSRSALKPEGFLIMGDYDSHRSVAEQLGLPKPGEGEFISVRVAKRRPHHRDAPHVVLDGDAWVIATADDSPEAAPSLPSHTK from the coding sequence TTGCTGCCCATCGACGTCTACGCGGCACCGAACATCACTCCAGCCGAAGAGCTGAGGGGTGATACCGAGCTCTTGGATGTACACGCGAAGCTCATGGGAATGGAGAACTCGCGAGATCGCTTCGCAGCCGTGTTGCGGGACACCATCGATCAGCTGCTGAACGGTGAGGTGACGGGTCGCTACGACTGGGCAGATCTGTTCAAGACAGAGAGAACGCACGCCGGAACTCTCGTCGAGATCAACTTGCAGCGCGAGTTCAAGTTCGCCGACGGGGAATCCATGGACTACCGGATCGCCGGCGTTGATGTGGACTGCAAGTACTCCCAGAACTTCGGCGGCTGGATGATCCCCCCAGAGGCCAGAGGACACCTCTGCCTTCTCGTGTGGGCCAGCGACTACGAGAGCCGCTGGAGTGCCGGATTGTTCCGGGTCCGGGAGGAGTGGCTGAACCAGGGCGGCAATCGCGATGCCAAGCTCACCGTGAAGGCCAGACACCGGGACAAGATCCTATGGCTGTGGCGCGATGCCGTACTTCCAGAGAACGTGCTTCTCCACATGAGCCCGTCCGACTGCACAGCGGTGTTTGCTTCGCAGTCCGGGCAGCAGCGGCTCAACGAGTTGTTCCGACGGGCCGAGAAGCGGCTGATAAGCCGCAATGTGGTACGAACCGTGGCTCAGCAGAAGGATTACATGAAACGCGTTCGGGGCAACGGAGGTTCGCGTTCAGCTCTGAAGCCCGAGGGATTCCTCATCATGGGCGACTACGACAGCCACCGCTCGGTAGCGGAGCAGCTCGGCCTCCCGAAGCCCGGCGAGGGAGAGTTCATCAGCGTGCGAGTGGCCAAGCGCCGCCCGCACCATCGGGACGCACCGCACGTGGTCCTTGATGGCGACGCCTGGGTCATTGCCACTGCCGACGACTCTCCTGAGGCCGCGCCCTCACTTCCCTCCCACACGAAGTAG
- a CDS encoding NgoMIV family type II restriction endonuclease yields MSASFAAQLLGWKKLDSGQVVPNSADSSSDPSKALAREILDCLGVVPEVVLPDTPRNPGPRLETSVRNDLAEVLPKADPSRTWQVDHQKVISDFSQYMHLGKLKQAVLRNPVLSADLGLDYLIRPDVTVGTSHAPGIGSFLHAAVSCKWTIRSDRVQNIRHEFLQMIRHRRGRLPHLMTVTAEPMPSRLAAIARGTGEVDAVYHIAFEALQEAVAAAGSKQQKNDLAEMVGQGRLRPYEELATTLVSW; encoded by the coding sequence ATGAGTGCATCGTTCGCAGCCCAACTGCTGGGCTGGAAGAAACTCGACTCCGGACAGGTCGTCCCTAACAGCGCCGACAGCAGCAGCGACCCATCGAAGGCCCTGGCGCGGGAAATCCTGGATTGCCTGGGCGTCGTACCGGAAGTCGTCCTGCCGGACACCCCGCGAAATCCGGGCCCAAGACTTGAAACGTCGGTGAGAAACGACCTTGCAGAGGTCCTGCCGAAGGCCGATCCGTCCCGCACATGGCAGGTAGATCACCAGAAGGTGATCTCCGATTTCTCTCAGTACATGCACTTGGGGAAACTGAAGCAGGCGGTACTCAGGAATCCTGTCCTCAGCGCTGACCTCGGCCTTGATTACCTGATCAGGCCGGATGTCACAGTAGGAACTTCACACGCTCCCGGCATCGGTTCATTTCTCCACGCAGCCGTATCATGCAAGTGGACGATTCGCTCTGACCGCGTCCAGAACATCCGGCATGAGTTCTTGCAGATGATCAGGCACCGGCGTGGCCGCCTACCCCACCTGATGACCGTGACGGCTGAGCCGATGCCCAGCAGGCTCGCCGCTATCGCCAGAGGAACCGGGGAGGTTGACGCCGTTTACCACATCGCCTTCGAGGCATTGCAAGAGGCTGTGGCGGCTGCTGGCAGCAAACAGCAGAAGAACGACCTGGCCGAGATGGTGGGGCAGGGGCGCCTCAGGCCATACGAAGAACTAGCCACAACACTGGTGAGCTGGTAA
- a CDS encoding very short patch repair endonuclease — protein MSNPSGPTEPAGEWSPPAGSWASSAARRRNMQAIRNRDTKPEWLIRRLVHARGLRYRVAAKPLPGLRRTADMVFGPAKVAVFIDGCYWHGCPEHYVPPKTNPGYWSDKVARNMARDRDTDQRLEEAGWTVLRFWEHEPSEDCAQRIAAEVEQRRSERRKAREGL, from the coding sequence ATGAGTAATCCTTCAGGGCCAACTGAACCGGCAGGCGAATGGAGTCCCCCCGCGGGCTCATGGGCATCCTCCGCAGCGCGCCGCCGGAACATGCAGGCCATCCGGAACAGGGACACCAAGCCGGAGTGGCTGATCCGGCGGCTGGTGCACGCCCGGGGGCTGCGCTACCGAGTGGCCGCGAAGCCGCTTCCAGGGCTTCGCCGGACCGCTGACATGGTCTTCGGGCCCGCGAAGGTCGCTGTCTTCATCGATGGCTGCTACTGGCACGGCTGTCCCGAGCACTACGTACCGCCGAAGACCAATCCGGGCTACTGGTCAGACAAGGTCGCCCGGAACATGGCCCGCGACCGGGACACCGACCAGCGCCTGGAAGAGGCGGGCTGGACGGTGCTCCGGTTCTGGGAACATGAGCCGTCGGAAGACTGCGCTCAGCGCATTGCGGCCGAGGTCGAGCAGCGCCGTAGCGAACGCCGCAAGGCGCGGGAGGGCCTCTGA